One stretch of Falco naumanni isolate bFalNau1 chromosome 7, bFalNau1.pat, whole genome shotgun sequence DNA includes these proteins:
- the DET1 gene encoding DET1 homolog isoform X2: protein MDHDAPTIRPRRIQNQNVIHRLERRRISSGKAGTHWHQVRVFHQNVFPNFTVVNVEKPPCFLRKFSPDGRYFIAFSSDQTSLEIYEYQGCQAAEDLLQGYEGEILANGNDQRSVNIRGRLFERFFVLLHITNVASNGEHLNRECSLFTDDCRYVIVGSAAYLPEEPHPPFFEVYRNSESVTPNPRSPLEDYSLHIIDLHTGRLCDTRTFKCDKVILSHNQGLYLYKNILAILSVQQQTIHVFQVTPEGTFIDVRTIGRFCYEDDLLTLSAVYPEVQRDTQTGMANPYKEPFINSLKHRLLVYLWRRAEQDGSAIAKRRFFQYFDQLRQLRMWKMQLLDENHLFIKYTSEDVVTLRVTDPSQPSFFVVYNMVTTEVIAVFENTSDELLELFENFCDLFRNATLHSEAVQFPCSASSNNFARQIQRRFKDTIVNAKYGGHTEAVRRLLGQLPISAQSYSGSPYLDLSLFSYDDKWVSVMERPKTCGDHPISFTTCQAWAEAALALPGGLTEPLLLAVHRDP from the exons ATGGACCATGACGCCCCCACAATCAGGCCTCGCCGCATCCAGAACCAGAATGTCATCCACCGCCTGGAGCGCCGCCGGATCAGCTCAGGCAAAGCCGGCACCCACTGGCACCAAGTCCGCGTCTTCCACCAGAATGTCTTCCCCAACTTCACTGTGGTCAATGTGGAGAagccaccctgcttcttgcGCAAGTTCTCCCCTGACGGTCGCTACTTCATTGCCTTCTCCTCTGACCAGACCTCTCTGGAGATCTACGAGTATCAAGGCTGCCAGGCGGCGGAAGACCTCCTGCAAGGCTATGAGGGAGAGATCCTGGCCAACGGCAATGACCAAAGATCTGTCAACATCCGGGGGCGGCTCTTTGAACGCTTCTTTGTCCTGCTCCATATCACCAATGTGGCCTCCAATGGGGAGCACTTGAACCGGGAGTGCAGCTTGTTCACTGATGACTGTCGATACGTGATTGTCGGCTCTGCCGCGTACCTGCCCGAGGAGCCTCATCCTCCCTTCTTCGAGGTTTACCGCAACAGTGAGTCGGTAACGCCTAATCCCCGGTCCCCCTTGGAGGATTATTCCTTGCATATCATAGACCTCCACACAGGTAGACTTTGTGACACACGGACTTTCAAATGTGACAAAGTCATTCTGTCTCACAACCAGGGGCTGTACCTCTATAAGAATATCTTGGCCATTctctctgtgcagcagcagacTATTCACGTCTTTCAGGTAACACCTGAGGGTACATTCATTGATGTACGGACTATCGGCCGCTTCTGCTATGAGGACGATCTCCTGACTCTGTCTGCGGTGTATCCTGAGGTGCAGCGGGATACTCAGACAGGGATGGCCAACCCCTACAAAGAGCCCTTCATAAACTCTTTGAAGCACAGGCTGCTGGTGTACCTGTGGAGAAGGGCCGAGCAGGATGGAAGCGCTATAGCAAAAAGAAGGTTCTTCCAGTACTTTGATCAGTTAAGGCAGCTCCGCATGTGGAAGATGCAGCTTCTGGATGAAAACCATCTGTTTATCAAATACACTAGCGAAGATGTGGTCACACTGCGGGTCACGGATCCTTCCCAG CcttcattttttgttgtgtACAACATGGTGACCACAGAGGTTATTGCTGTATTCGAGAATACATCTGATGAGCTGCTGGAACTGTTTGAGAACTTCTGTGACCTCTTCAGGAATGCCACCCTGCACAGTGAGGCGGTCCAGTTCCCCTGCTCAGCTTCCAGCAACAACTTTGCCAGGCAGATCCAGCGCCG GTTCAAAGACACTATTGTGAATGCCAAGTATGGAGGGCACACGGAGGCCGTGCGGAGGCTGCTGGGCCAGCTCCCGATCAGCGCCCAGTCGTACAGTGGCAGCCCGTACCTCGACCTCTCCCTTTTCAGCTATGATGACAAGTGGGTGTCAGTCATGGAGCGGCCCAAGACCTGCGGTGATCACCCTATAAG CTTTACAACATGCCAAGCATGGGCTGAAGCAGCCCTGGCTTTGCCTGGAGGACTCACTGAGCCCCTGCTCCTGGCAGTGCACCGTGACCCCTGA
- the DET1 gene encoding DET1 homolog isoform X1: MDHDAPTIRPRRIQNQNVIHRLERRRISSGKAGTHWHQVRVFHQNVFPNFTVVNVEKPPCFLRKFSPDGRYFIAFSSDQTSLEIYEYQGCQAAEDLLQGYEGEILANGNDQRSVNIRGRLFERFFVLLHITNVASNGEHLNRECSLFTDDCRYVIVGSAAYLPEEPHPPFFEVYRNSESVTPNPRSPLEDYSLHIIDLHTGRLCDTRTFKCDKVILSHNQGLYLYKNILAILSVQQQTIHVFQVTPEGTFIDVRTIGRFCYEDDLLTLSAVYPEVQRDTQTGMANPYKEPFINSLKHRLLVYLWRRAEQDGSAIAKRRFFQYFDQLRQLRMWKMQLLDENHLFIKYTSEDVVTLRVTDPSQPSFFVVYNMVTTEVIAVFENTSDELLELFENFCDLFRNATLHSEAVQFPCSASSNNFARQIQRRFKDTIVNAKYGGHTEAVRRLLGQLPISAQSYSGSPYLDLSLFSYDDKWVSVMERPKTCGDHPIRFYARDSGLLKFEIQAGLLGRPINHTVRRLVAFTFHPFEPFAISVQRTNAEYVVNFHMRHSCT, translated from the exons ATGGACCATGACGCCCCCACAATCAGGCCTCGCCGCATCCAGAACCAGAATGTCATCCACCGCCTGGAGCGCCGCCGGATCAGCTCAGGCAAAGCCGGCACCCACTGGCACCAAGTCCGCGTCTTCCACCAGAATGTCTTCCCCAACTTCACTGTGGTCAATGTGGAGAagccaccctgcttcttgcGCAAGTTCTCCCCTGACGGTCGCTACTTCATTGCCTTCTCCTCTGACCAGACCTCTCTGGAGATCTACGAGTATCAAGGCTGCCAGGCGGCGGAAGACCTCCTGCAAGGCTATGAGGGAGAGATCCTGGCCAACGGCAATGACCAAAGATCTGTCAACATCCGGGGGCGGCTCTTTGAACGCTTCTTTGTCCTGCTCCATATCACCAATGTGGCCTCCAATGGGGAGCACTTGAACCGGGAGTGCAGCTTGTTCACTGATGACTGTCGATACGTGATTGTCGGCTCTGCCGCGTACCTGCCCGAGGAGCCTCATCCTCCCTTCTTCGAGGTTTACCGCAACAGTGAGTCGGTAACGCCTAATCCCCGGTCCCCCTTGGAGGATTATTCCTTGCATATCATAGACCTCCACACAGGTAGACTTTGTGACACACGGACTTTCAAATGTGACAAAGTCATTCTGTCTCACAACCAGGGGCTGTACCTCTATAAGAATATCTTGGCCATTctctctgtgcagcagcagacTATTCACGTCTTTCAGGTAACACCTGAGGGTACATTCATTGATGTACGGACTATCGGCCGCTTCTGCTATGAGGACGATCTCCTGACTCTGTCTGCGGTGTATCCTGAGGTGCAGCGGGATACTCAGACAGGGATGGCCAACCCCTACAAAGAGCCCTTCATAAACTCTTTGAAGCACAGGCTGCTGGTGTACCTGTGGAGAAGGGCCGAGCAGGATGGAAGCGCTATAGCAAAAAGAAGGTTCTTCCAGTACTTTGATCAGTTAAGGCAGCTCCGCATGTGGAAGATGCAGCTTCTGGATGAAAACCATCTGTTTATCAAATACACTAGCGAAGATGTGGTCACACTGCGGGTCACGGATCCTTCCCAG CcttcattttttgttgtgtACAACATGGTGACCACAGAGGTTATTGCTGTATTCGAGAATACATCTGATGAGCTGCTGGAACTGTTTGAGAACTTCTGTGACCTCTTCAGGAATGCCACCCTGCACAGTGAGGCGGTCCAGTTCCCCTGCTCAGCTTCCAGCAACAACTTTGCCAGGCAGATCCAGCGCCG GTTCAAAGACACTATTGTGAATGCCAAGTATGGAGGGCACACGGAGGCCGTGCGGAGGCTGCTGGGCCAGCTCCCGATCAGCGCCCAGTCGTACAGTGGCAGCCCGTACCTCGACCTCTCCCTTTTCAGCTATGATGACAAGTGGGTGTCAGTCATGGAGCGGCCCAAGACCTGCGGTGATCACCCTATAAG attttACGCTCGTGATTCTGGCCTCCTGAAGTTTGAGATCCAGGCGGGACTCCTGGGGCGACCCATCAACCACACAGTGCGACGCCTGGTTGCGTTCACCTTCCACCCCTTTGAGCCCTTTGCCATCTCGGTGCAGCGCACTAACGCAGAGTACGTGGTTAACTTCCACATGAGGCACAGCTGCACGTAG